CGCGGGCGGTGCGAATGAAATCCTGGCCGAGGACATCCAGCATCGCGTTGCGCTGGTAGCGGCTGAACCCGGCGGCGGCCGCCAGCGCCAACGTCAGCGATGGCAGGATCAAATGCTGCAACCGGTCGCCTAGCCGATCCCACACCCCGCCGGCAACGCCGGGTGACGTCTCCCCGGTGTAGTCGAAAAGCTGGATGCCCACTGCCCAGTTGACCCGCAGGGCGCCCAGGATCAACAGGTTGGCCACCACAAACGTCGGTGTGCTCAACACCAGCAGCGCCAGCGTGGTCATGACGCGGTCGCTGAGCCGGTACTGCCGGATGGCACCCCACGCCCCGATCACCACACCGGCCACCGTGCCGAATACCGATCCAACGACCAGCAGCCGCAGGCTGACTCCGATCCGGCGCCCCAGTTCGGTACCGACAGGCTGGCCGGTGATGGTGGTTCCGAAGTCGCCACGGACGGCATGCGATACCCAGTTGGCGTAGCGGGCCAGTATGGGTCTGTCCAAGCCGAGATCGTGTGCCTTGGCATCGATAACCGCTTGCGGTGGGCGCGGACTGCGTTGCATCAGGCTTTCCAGCGGCGAGAACGCCAGCGAGGTCAGGCAGTACGTCAAAAACGACGCCAGCGCCAGCAGCACCAGGTAGTTGAGCAACCGGCGGGCCAGATAGCGCGTCATGCCCAACCACCGCGTCGCATTGGGACAGGGTAGCGAGCCCGGCGATGGCGTGCCGCCAGCGCGCCGGTTGATGGGGTCACCCGTGATCCGGATGGTTCCGCTCGGGCCGATTCTGATGCGTGAAAACTGGGTAACCGGTTGTTAAAATTCACCGCGGCGTCGATCTGAGTAGCAAAGTCCACACCGCGATACCCGAGGAGGCCCGCGTGACGGTTACCGACGACTACCTGGCCAACAACGTGGACTACGCGAGCGGTTTCAAGGGCCCGCTACCGATGCCGCCGAGCAAACACATCGCAATCGTGGCGTGCATGGACGCCCGGCTGGACGTCTACCGCATGCTGGGCATCAAGGAGGGCGAGGCACACGTCATCCGCAACGCCGGATGCGTGGTCACCGACGATGTGATCCGTTCACTGGCCATCAGCCAGCGGCTGCTGGGAACCCGCGAAATCATCCTGCTGCACCACACCGACTGTGGGATGCTGACTTTCACCGACGACGACTTCAAGCGCGCCATCCAGGACGAGACCGGCATCAGACCCACGTGGTCGCCCGAGTCGTACCCCGACGCCGTCGAGGACGTCCGTCAGTCGCTGCGCCGCATCGAGGTCAACCCGTTCGTCACCAAGCACACGTCGCTGCGCGGCTTCGTCTTCGATGTCGCCACCGGCAAACTCAACGAGGTCACGCCCTAGCAGCCCGAGCCGTCAGCCTAGGGCGCACTGGCGCACCGGCAGCCCGCCGAGATGGGGCTGCGTTGACAGCGATAGGGAAGCCTGGTTGCATAGATGGCAATAACCATAAATATGGTCAATCCTACCGGATTTATCAGGTATGAGGACGTGGAACAGGAAGCCATGACCAGCGATGTGACGGTGGGCCCCGCACCCGGCCAGTACCAACTGAGCCATCTGCGCTTGCTGGAGGCCGAAGCCATCCACGTCATCCGGGAGGTGGCCGCCGAGTTCGAGCGGCCAGTGCTGTTGTTCTCGGGGGGCAAGGACTCCATCGTCATGCTGCACCTGGCGCTGAAGGCGTTTCGGCCCGGGCGACTGCCGTTCCCGGTCATGCACGTCGACACCGGTCACAACTTCGACGAAGTTATCGCTACCCGAGACGAGTTGGTCGCCGCGGCCGGGGTGCGGCTGGTGGTGGCGTCGGTGCAGGACGATATCGATGCCGGTCGGGTCGTCGAGACCATCCCGTCGCGAAATCCGATACAGACCGTGACGCTGCTGCGGGCCATCCGGGAGAACCAATTCGACGCGGCATTCGGGGGAGCCCGGCGCGACGAGGAGAAGGCCCGCGCCAAGGAGCGGGTGTTCAGCTTCCGCGACGAGTTCGGCCAGTGGGACCCGAAGGCTCAGCGGCCGGAACTGTGGAACCTCTACAACGGACGGCACCACAAGGGCGAGCACATCCGGGTCTTCCCGCTGTCCAACTGGACCGAATTCGACATCTGGTCCTACATCGGCGCCGAGCAGGTCAGGCTGCCGTCCATCTATTTCGCCCACCGGCGCAAGGTGTTTCAGCGCGACGGCATGTTGCTGGCCGTGCACCGGCACATGCAACCGCGAGCCGACGAGCCGGTGTTCGAGGCCACGGTGCGATTCCGCACCGTCGGGGATGTTACCTGCACCGGGTGCGTCGAGTCGTCGGCATCGACGGTCGCGGAAGTCATCGCCGAAACTGCGGTGGCCCGCTTGACGGAGCGCGGGGCGACCAGGGCTGACGACCGGATCTCGGAGGCTGGAATGGAAGACCGCAAGCGGCAGGGATACTTCTGATGACGACGCTATTGCGGCTGGCGACAGCGGGTTCCGTCGACGATGGCAAGTCCACGCTGATTGGGCGGCTACTCTACGACTCCAAGGCTGTGATGGAAGACCAGTGGGCGTCGGTGGAGCAAACGTCCAAGGACCGGGGCCACGACTACACCGACCTGGCTCTGGTCACCGACGGCCTGCGGGCCGAGCGGGAACAGGGCATCACCATCGACGTTGCCTACCGCTACTTCGCCACTCCCAAGCGGAAATTCATCATTGCCGACACCCCGGGACACATCCAATACACCCGCAACATGGTGACCGGTGCGTCCACCGCCCAACTGGTGATCGTACTGGTGGATGCCCGGCACGGCTTGCTGGAGCAATCCCGCCGGCACGCCTTCCTGGCGTCGCTGCTGGGCATCCGCCACCTGGTGCTCGCGGTCAACAAGATGGACTTGCTTGGCTGGGACCAAGAGAAATTCGACGCGATTCGAGACGAATTCCACGCCTTCGCGGCCCGCCTCGACGTGCAGGACGTCACCTCCATCCCAATCTCCGCGCTGCACGGCGACAACGTGGTGACCAAATCCGACCAGACGCCCTGGTACGAGGGACCGTCGCTGCTGTCGCATCTCGAAGACGTCTACATCGCCGGTGACCGCAACATGGTCGACGTGCGATTCCCGGTCCAGTACGTCATCCGGCCGCACACCCTCGAGCATCAAGACCACCGCAGCTACGCGGGCACCGTGGCCAGTGGGGTAATGCGTTCAGGCGACGAAGTTGTCGTGCTGCCGATCGGTAAGACCACCCGGATCACCGCGATCGACGGCCCGAACGGCCCGGTGGCAGAAGCGTTTCCGCCGATGGCGGTTTCGGTGCGGCTCGCCGACGACATCGATATCTCGCGTGGTGACATGATCGCTCGCACCCACAACCAGCCCAGGATCACACAAGAATTCGACGCGACCGTGTGCTGGATGGCCGACAACGCGGTGCTAGAGCCCGGCCGCGACTACGTTGTCAAGCACACCACCCGAACCGTCCGCGCGAGGATAGCCGGGCTGGATTACCGGCTCGATGTCAACACCCTGCATCGCGACAAGACCGCAACGGCGTTGAAACTCAACGAACTGGGCCGTGTTTCGCTGCGCACCCAGGTGCCGTTGCTGCTTGACGAGTACACCCGCAACGCTAGCACCGGCTCGTTCATCCTCATTGACCCCGACACCAACGGAACGGTGGCGGCGGGCATGGTGTTACGCGACGTCTCGGCCCGCACGCCTAGCCCGAACACGGTGCGGCACAGATCGCTCGTCACTGCGCAAGATCGGCCGCCCAGGGGCAAGACGGTGTGGTTTACCGGACTGTCCGGCTCCGGCAAGTCGTCGGTGGCCATGCTGGTTGAGCGGAAGCTACTCGAAAAGGGCATCTCCGCTTACGTTCTGGACGGCGACAACCTACGGCATGGCCTCAACGCCGACCTGGGCTTTTCCATGGCCGACCGCGCGGAGAACCTGCGCCGGCTGTCGCATGTGGCCACACTGCTCGCCGATTGTGGCCACCTGGTGCTGGTGCCCGCGATCAGCCCCCTTGCTGAGCACCGTGCCCTGGCTCGTAAAGTGCACGCTGATGCGGGAATCGACTTTTTCGAGGTGTTCTGTGACACCCCGCTGCAGGACTGTGAGAGGCGTGATCCCAAAGGGTTGTACGCCAAAGCGCGTGCGGGTGAGATCACGCACTTCACCGGGATCGACAGCCCATATCAGCGGCCCAAGAACCCAGACCTACGGCTTACGCCGGATCGCAGCATAGACGAGCAGGCGCAGGAGGTTATCGACCTGTTGGAGTCATCGTCTTAGGCCGGCCTGGTTGCTCTGCTGTCCCTGGCAAGCGGGTGGCACAATCCTGAAGCATGCGGATGTCAGCTAAGGCGGAGTACGCGGTGCGGGCGATGGTCCAGCTCGCCACGGCCGCCAGTGGCACCGTGGTCAAGACCGACGATCTGGCTGCGGCCCAAGGCATACCACCGCAGTTTCTCGTCGATATCCTGACCAACCTGCGCACCGACCGCCTGGTGCGAAGCCACCGCGGTCGCGAGGGTGGTTATGAATTGGCGCGTCCGGGCACCGAGATCAGCATCGCCGACGTATTGCGCTGCATCGACGGACCGCTGGCTAGTGTCCGCGATATCGGACTTGGCGACCTGCCCTACTCGGGCCCCACTACCGCGCTGACCGACGTTTGGCGCGCGCTGCGCGCCAGTATGCGGTCGGTGCTGGAGGAGACCACGCTGGCTGACGTTGCCGGTGGCGCGCTGCCCGAGCACGTCGCCCAGCTCGCCGACGACTATCGCGCGCAGGAGAGCACGCGGCACGGCGCCTCGCGCCATGGTGACTAGCCGCCAGAGCCATCGGCAGGGCCTGCCTGAGCCAGGTGCAACCGAAGGAGTCAACGAATGGTCAGCACACATGCGGTTGTCGCGGGGGAGACGCTGTCGGCGTTGGCGTTGCGCTTCTATGGCGACGCGGAACTGTATCGGCTGATCGCCGCCGCCAGCGGGATCGCCGATCCCGACGTCGTCAATGTGGGGCAGCGGCTGATTATGCCTGACTTCACGCGATACACCGTTGTTGCCGGGGACACGCTGTCGGCGTTGGCGTTGCGCTTCTATGGCGACGCGGAATTGAATTGGCTGATCGCCGCCGCCAGCGGGATCGCCGATCCCGACGTCGTCAATGTGGGGCAGCGGCTGATTATGCCTGACTTCACGCGATACACCGTTGTTGCCGGGGACACGCTGTCGGCATTGGCTGCGCGCTTCTATGGCGACGCCTCCCTATATCCGCTTATCGCCGCCGTCAATGGCATCGCCGATCCTGGCGTCATCGACGTCGGGCAGGTACTGGTCATATTCATCGGGCGTAGCGACGGGTTCGGCCTAAGGATCGTGGACCGCAACGAGAACGATCCCCGCCTGTGGTACTACCGGTTCCAGACCTCCGCGATCGGCTGGAACCCCGGAGTCAACGTCCTGCTTCCCGATGACTACCGCACCAGCGGACGCACCTATCCCGTCCTCTACCTGTTCCACGGCGGCGGCACCGACCAGGATTTCCGCACGTTCGACTTTCTGGGCATCCGCGACCTGACCGCCGGAAAGCCGATCATCATCGTGATGCCCGACGGCGGGCACGCGGGCTGGTATTCCAACCCGGTCAGCTCGTTCGTCGGCCCACGGAACTGGGAGACATTCCACATCGCCCAGCTGCTCCCCTGGATCGAGGCGAACTTCCGAACCTACGCCGAATACGACGGCCGCGCGGTCGCCGGGTTTTCGATGGGTGGCTTCGGCGCGCTGAAGTACGCAGCAAAGTACTACGGCCACTTCGCGTCGGCGAGCAGCCACTCCGGACCGGCAAGTCTGCGCCGCGACTTCGGCCTGGTAGTGCATTGGGCAAACCTGTCCTCGGCGGTGCTGGATCTAGGCGGCGGCACGGTTTACGGCGCGCCGCTCTGGGACCAAGCTAGGGTCAGCGCCGACAACCCGGTCGAGCGTATCGACAGCTACCGCAACAAGCGGATCTTCCTGGTCGCCGGCACCAGTCCGGACCCGGCCAACTGGTTCGACAGCGTGAACGAGACCCAGGTGCTAGCCGGGCAGAGGGAGTTCCGCGAACGCCTCAGCAACGCCGGCATCCCGCATGAATCGCACGAGGTGCCTGGCGGTCACGTCTTCCGGCCCGACATGTTCCGTCTCGACCTCGACGGCATCGTCGCCCGGCTGCGCCCCGCGAGCATCGGGGCGGCCGCAGAACGCGCCGATTAGCCGCACCACGTATACCCCGCGGGCAGGTGGCCGCTGGCCGATAGCCTCATGTGTGTGAGCGTGGGCGAGTCAGTTGCGCAGTCGCTGCAACAGTGGGATCGCAAGCTGTGGGACGTGGCGATGCTCCACGCGTGCAACGCCGTCGACGAGACCGGCAGGAAGCGCTATCCCACGCTGGGCGTCGGCACTCGATTCCGGACGGCGCTACGGGATTCACTCGACATTTACGGAGTGATGGCCACGCCTGGCGTCGACCTGGAAAAGACTCGCTTCCCTGTCGGGGTGAGATCGGACTTGCTGCCGGATAAGCGCCCCGACATCGCCGACGTCCTGTATGGAATTCACCGGTGGTTGCACGGTCATGCTGACGAATCCTCGGTTGAATTCGAAGTAAGCCCGTACGTGAACGCCAGTGCCGCACTCCGCATTGCCAATGACGGCAAAATTCAGCTGCCAAAGTCCGCAATACTGGGTTTGCTGGCCGTTGCCGTGTTTGCGCCGGAGAACAAGGGCGAGGTCATTCCCCCGGACTATCAGCTCAGCTGGTATGACCACGTGTTCTTCATCAGTGTTTGGTGGGGGTGGCAAGACCATTTCCGCGAAATCGTCAACGTCGACCGGGCATCGCTGGTCGCCCTCGACTTCGGCGACCTGTGGAATGGCTGGACGCCAGTTGGGTAATCCTGGTCGCTTGTCGCCCCGCCGGGCTGGGTTAGATTGCCCGGCTCCTCAACCCGCCGTTTCGGCGTGCATCGTCGCCGGGCTAGCCGTCTCGGTCAGCGGACCGGATCGTCGACGCCGCCGCCTGCGCGGCGGCTACCTGGCCGAACGTGGACGGCGGCGGCGCTAGAGTCCCGGGGCGCTCGACGACCTCGGTCGCCCGCGCCGCGGCACCGAGAACCATGGCCCGGTCGGATTCGTCCGCGAACTCGCGCTGTGCTGCCCGCACGACCAGGGCAATTTGGGTTTGCACCGCTACACGGCGCGACGGGTCGACGCAGTTCTGGGCGACCGCGCTGAGCAGCTGCAGCAGCGCAGTGAGCACCAGCGGCTCACGCGAGCCGTAGCGGCGGATCTGGGCACATCCGACGTGCAGGTAGGTGGCGAAGCTGGGGTACGGCAGCCAGAAGAGGAGCTCCCCGGCGCGGTCGCGGCGCACGTCGTCCGGCAGCGCCCGCGATGCCAGCACCGACTCCACGGCCGAAAGATGGTGCACGACTTGGATCGCCGTGTACGGGTCGTTGAGTGCGGGCGATAGTGCCCGCAGCGCGATATCCACCATCTGCCGCAATCCGAAGCGGATGTCCTGCTGCAGGGTGCGCTCGAATCCGATGTGCACATGACGTAAGCAGCGTTGCGGGAAGTCAGACCCTGGCGCGCCCGGCGCGGTGCCCCTGCGCCAGCACCAGCCGAGCAGGCCCCCGGCGGTGACGTAATCGCCGACGAAGGTAACCAGCAGCGCCGTATACCGGCTGGCTGCCGCCAATTCGGCGATGTCGTCGACGTCGACGGTTTGTAGGTAACCCGAGTGCGGGGCCAACAGCGGCACCGCATCAGCCGGGGGGCTGGGCGGTGTCTCTACTTGTCGATCCGCCGTATCCGATTCCGGATACAACTGGTCAACCAGCCCCAGCGTGCGCAGCCGCACCTTGTCCATGATCGTGTCTATCTGGATCGAGTGCATGAGGTGGTGCAGGAAGTAGATCAGCGCGGCGATGCTGACGAATGCCAGCGCGAGTGACCCGGTGACCGCGACTTTGGGAATGAACGCCCCGCCGTCGCGGTGCTCCCCGACGGTGTGTAGCCCACCGGTGCTGTAGGCGAAGGTGCAGGCAAAGATCGCCAGCACCACCTGGTTGGGCACATCGCGCAGGAAGGTTCGTAGCAACCGCACCGAGAACTGGCTGGAGGCGATCTGTAGGGACAGCACCGTCAGCGAGAAGACGATGCCGATGGTGGTGATCATCGTGGCCGACACCACGATCAGCACGCCTCGGGCGTCGCCTGGGGTGCCCTGAAACATCAGCTTGTCGATCAGCGTGCCGGATTTCACGGGAATCATCGACAGGACCGCTCCCGACCCCAGACCGATCGCAACGCCGAATGTCGGCAGCACCCAGACTGCGCCCTGTAAGTAATCCAGTATGGCTTTGCGACGGTTGAGCATGCTGGTTGCGGTCACCGAATAAGCATGCACCCATCCGCGAGCACTAGGCGGAACTACGTAACACTTCGATGCGGCAGTAGAAGCATTTTTCCGCTCTCGCTTCGCCGAGCGTGCACTCATGGCGAGTTTCCGGCCGTTAACCCCAAGTGATCGCTGCAACACTTGGCCAGAGGTGTTGGCGCTGCATGGGTTATCAGAAGGGGTTTCGGGGTCGGGGGGATCGGGTGGCCGATGGGGTGCAGGGGAAGTTCTGGAAGGCGCTCGAATCGGGGTTATCGCCGACGGTGTGTCCTGCTTTCCTACCAAGGCCGACTGCAGGCGGATCCGTGGCGTGCCGGTGTTCGACGGCTATACGCGGATGGTCGCCCGGCTGATGGGATCGCTCGCCGTGTTGCGGTCGGTGAGCATTCCAAAGGGCTACCGGGACTTCGGCTTTGGCAGTCTACGTGCGGTGGCGCCGAAAAACTGCCCGGACGTGAGTGGCTGAGGCGGCCCAATTTCGGACTAGGATTTCTGGCCGCTGGAAGTCACTGATGACACCGTACGTCACCCTTGATCGACAAGTGCGGATGTGGGGACCCGTCCGGGGTCCCCACATCGTGGTGGTCGCTGTTTAGCTCGAGGTCACGTACTGCGGGCAGTAGGCCGACGCGGCGTCAACGGCGAACGTCTTGGCGCCCTTGGCGCTCAGACCGGTCGCCTTGGCCACCGCCTTGATGACCGCTTTGGCCGAGTGACCCTCGTCGAGGGCGTCGCAGACGGCGTGCGCGTCCTTGATGGCGCGCGCTGCGCTCGGCGGAGTGATCCCGTCCGCCTGCAGCTGCGCGAGGAACGCTTCGTCGGTCGAGCTTGCGCTGGCGGTCCCGGCGAAGCCGAGTGCGGCCAGGCCCAAAGTAGCGGCAGTCAAGGTGGTGCCAACCATGGAGGCGGCGAAACGGCGAGTGAACATTGATGATCTCCTTGTGCTGATGTCATCGGAGGTTGCGCTGGTTTGCGTGCCCTCAGAATCAGCACCGGGCCTTGACAGATTCTCAATAAATCCTTGGCAATATCGATACCGGTTCGACGGTGTCCCGACAGTGCAAGGAGAACGGTCCGCCATGGCTGTGCCGGAGCGCGTCAGGCGAATGAGACAACACGGAACGTGCACTCGGCGCACCGGGTCGCCAGCAACGCGGCACGCGGGGCGCCCTGGTTCTTACCCCGACGAATTTGAGAGCGAGACCACGAAGCCAACTATGCGGCCGCCCTCGCGGGTGGCGCCGATCACATTGTTGTAGCCATGCGTGAGGCTAGATCAACCCTTGTGCCCCCGGCAGGATTCGAACCTGCGGCCTTCTGCTCCGGAGGCAGACGCTCTATCCCCTGAGCTACGGGGGCGCACGACGACACGTTGCGCCATGGGGCCCCGCCAGAGTAGCGCATCGCGGCTACCCACTGACCACCGCAACGGATTCGAAGCCCAACCACCTCAGCCCATAGGATGGACGTTCGTGACCCCCGCTGACCTGGCTGAGCTGCTCAAAGCGACCGCGGCCGCGGTGCTGGCCGAGCGCGGCCTCGATGCCTCCGCGTTGCCGCAGATGGTCACGGTGGAACGCCCGCGCATTCCCGAGCACGGCGACTATGCCAGTAACCTGGCGATGCAGCTCGCCAAGAAAGTCGGCACCAACCCGCGTGAGCTGGCCGGATGGCTTGCCGAGGCACTGACAAAGGTCGACGGTATCGCCTCGGCGGAGGTGGCCGGGCCGGGCTTTATCAACATGCGGCTGGAAACCGCCGCCCAGGCTAAAGTCGTTACCAGCGTTATCGACGCCGGCCACAGCTACGGTCACTCGCTGCTGCTGGCCGGGCGCAAGGTCAACCTGGAATTCGTCTCCGCCAACCCCACCGGACCGATCCACATCGGCGGTACCCGTTGGGCCGCGGTCGGTGACGCGCTGGGCCGTTTGCTCACCACCCAGGGCGCCGACGTGGTCCGCGAATACTATTTCAACGACCACGGCGCCCAGATCGACCGATTCGCCAACTCCCTGATCGCCGCGGCCAAGGGCGAACCCACGCCCCAAGACGGCTACGCGGGCAGCTACATCACCAACATCGCCGAGCAGGTGCTGCAGAAGGCGCCTGACGCGCTGAGTCTGCCAGACGCAGAGTTGCGCGAGACCTTCCGCGCAATCGGCGTCGACTTGATGTTCGACCACATCAAACAGTCTCTGCACGAGTTCGGTACCGACTTCGACGTCTACACCCACGAAGACTCGATGCACACCGGCGGCCGGGTCGAGAACGCCATCGCCCGACTCCGCGAAACCGGCAACATCTACGAGAAGGACGGCGCAACCTGGTTGCGCACCAGCGCATTTGGTGACGACAAGGACCGCGTCGTGATCAAGAGCGACGGCAAACCGGCATATATCGCCGGTGATCTCGCCTACTACTTGGACAAACGCCAACGCGGTTTTGACTTGTGCATCTACATGCTCGGCGCCGACCATCACGGCTACATCGCCCGGCTAAAGGCCGCGGCCGCCGCCTTCGGTGACGACCCGGCCACCGTCGAGGTGCTCATTGGGCAGATGGTGAACCTGGTCCGCGACGGCCAACCGGTCCGGATGAGCAAACGTGCAGGCACCGTGCTCACCCTCGACGACCTGGTCGAGGCGATCGGCGTGGACGCCGCACGTTACAGCCTGATCCGCTCCTCGGTGGACACCGCGATCGACATCGACCTGGCGCTATGGTCCTCGGCGTCGAACGAAAACCCGGTCTATTACGTGCAATACGCGCATGCCCGGCTCTCAGCGCTGGCTCGCAACGCCGCCGAACTCGCCCTGATCCCGGATACAAACCACCTCGAACTGCTTAACCACGACAAGGAGGGCACGCTGCTGCGCACCCTCGGCGAATTCCCGAGGGTGCTCGAGACCGCGGCCTCCCTGCGGGAACCGCACCGGGTCTGCCGCTACCTGGAAGACCTGGCCGGCGACTATCACCGGTTCTACGACTCGTGCCGAGTGTTGCCGCAAGGCGACGAGCAGCCCACCGACCTGCACACCGCGCGCCTAGCGTTGTGCCAGGCCACCCGTCAGGTCATCGCCAACGGGCTGGCGATCATCGGCGTCACCGCACCGGAGCGAATGTGAACGAGCTGCTGCACTTAGCGCCGAATGTGTGGCCGCGCAATACTACTCGCGATGAAGTCGGTGTGGTCTGCATCGCAGGAATTCCACTGACGCAGCTCGCCCAGGAGTACGGGACCCCGCTGTTCGTCATCGACGAGGACGACTTTCGCTCGCGCTGCCGAGAAACCGCCGCGGCCTTTGGAAGTGGGGCGAACGTGCACTATGCCGCCAAGGCGTTCCTGTGCAGCGAAGTAGCCCGGTGGATCAGCGAAGAAGGGCTCTGTCTGGACGTTTGCACCGGTGGGGAGTTGGCGGTCGCGCTGCACGCTAGCTTTCCGCCCGAGCGAATTACCTTGCACGGCAACAACAAATCGGTCTCAGAGTTGACCGCTGCGGTCAAAGCCGGAGTCGGCCATATTGTCGTCGATTCGATGACCGAGATCGAGCGCCTCGACGCCATCGCGGGCGAGGCCGGAATCGTCCAGGATGTCCTGGTGCGTCTCACCGTCGGTGTCGAGGCGCACACCCACGAGTTCATCTCCACCGCGCACGAGGACCAGAAATTCGGGTTATCGGTGGCCAGCGGCGCGGCCATGGCAGCGGTGCGGCGCGTTTTCGCCACTGATCACCTGCGCCTGGTTGGGCTACACAGCCACATCGGTTCGCAGATCTTCGACGTGGACGGCTTCGAACTCGCCGCGCACCGTGTCATCGGCCTGCTACGCGACGTCGTCGGCGAGTTCGGTCCCGAAAAGACGGCACAGATCGCGACCGTCGATCTCGGTGGCGGCTTGGGCATCTCGTATTTGCCGTCCGACGACCCACCGCCGATAGCCGAGCTCGCGGCCAAGCTGGGTACCATCGTGAGCGACGAGTCAACGGCCGTGGGGCTGCCGACGCCCAAGCTCGTTGTGGAGCCCGGACGCGCCATCGCCGGACCGGGCACCATCACGTTGTATGAGGTCGGCACCGTTAAGGACGTCGATGTCAGCGCCACAGCGCATCGACGTTACGTCAGTGTCGACGGCGGCATGAGCGACAACATCCGCACCGCGCTCTACGGCGCGCAGTATGACGTCCGGCTGGTGTCTCGAGTCAGCGACGCCCCGCCGGTACCGGCCCGTCTGGTCGGAAAGCACTGCGAAAGTGGCGATATCATCGTGCGGGACACCTGGGTGCCCGACGATATTCGGCCCGGCGATCTGGTTGCGGTTGCCGCCACCGGCGCTTACTGCTATTCGCTGTCGAGTCGTTACAACATGGTCGGCCGTCCCGCTGTGGTAGCGGTGCACGCGGGCAACGCTCGCCTGGTCCTGCGTCGGGAGACGGTCGACGATTTGCTGAGTTTGGAAGTGAGGTGACCCGTGCCCGGTGACGAAAAGCCGGTCGGCGTAGCGGTACTCGGTTTGGGCAACGTCGGCAGCGAGGTTGTCCGCATCATCGAGAACAGCGCCGAGGATCTCGCGGCTCGTGTCGGTGCCCCATTGGTCCTGCGGGGCATCGGCGTGCGCCGCGTGACGACCGATCGCGGCGTGCCGATCGAATTGTTGACCGACGACATTGAAGAGCTCGTGGCCCGCGAGGATGTCGATATCGTGGTGGAAGTGATGGGGCCGGTGGAACCGTCGCGCAAGGCGATCCTGGGCGCCCTTGAGCGCGGCAAGTCCGTCGTTACGGCGAACAAGGCTTTACTCGCCACCTCCACCGGCGAATTGGCACAGGCCGCCGAAAGCGCCCATGTTGATCTGTATTTCGAGGCGGCCGTGGCGGGCGCCATTCCGGTCATCCGTCCGCTCACCCAGTCGCTGGCCGGCGACACGGTGCTGCGAGTGGCCGGGATCGTCAACGGCACCACCAACTACATCCTCTCGGCGATGGACAGCACCGGCGCTGACTATGCCAGCGCCCTGGCCGAC
Above is a window of Mycobacterium tuberculosis H37Rv DNA encoding:
- the lysA gene encoding diaminopimelate decarboxylase (DAP decarboxylase) — encoded protein: MNELLHLAPNVWPRNTTRDEVGVVCIAGIPLTQLAQEYGTPLFVIDEDDFRSRCRETAAAFGSGANVHYAAKAFLCSEVARWISEEGLCLDVCTGGELAVALHASFPPERITLHGNNKSVSELTAAVKAGVGHIVVDSMTEIERLDAIAGEAGIVQDVLVRLTVGVEAHTHEFISTAHEDQKFGLSVASGAAMAAVRRVFATDHLRLVGLHSHIGSQIFDVDGFELAAHRVIGLLRDVVGEFGPEKTAQIATVDLGGGLGISYLPSDDPPPIAELAAKLGTIVSDESTAVGLPTPKLVVEPGRAIAGPGTITLYEVGTVKDVDVSATAHRRYVSVDGGMSDNIRTALYGAQYDVRLVSRVSDAPPVPARLVGKHCESGDIIVRDTWVPDDIRPGDLVAVAATGAYCYSLSSRYNMVGRPAVVAVHAGNARLVLRRETVDDLLSLEVR